The proteins below come from a single Candidatus Flexicrinis affinis genomic window:
- a CDS encoding Rieske 2Fe-2S domain-containing protein → MTERHWFKVAERDDLAEGHVRTVTAGHQPVCLTHYQGEFHAIDNHCPHQGGPLGEGFIDERGYVICPWHGYEYSAVDGSPPPGFDDAVAAYPVEVRDDGIYVGVEPQAPTDTVARQMLEVAADWGLTHVFGMVGHSNLAVADAIRVQEEQGRMRFIGVRHEGAAAFAASGYAKLTGKPAACLGIAGPGSTNLLTGLWDAKVDRVPILALSGQVQTQVLGPGAFQEIDLAAAFRGVAGWSQTVISNRNASDLMALAIKHAIVHDDVAHLIFPDEVAFAPGLQPRPNTPRQGRISTEAIAPPQAQVDEALALLRESKITTIIVGKGARPFCDQIVELAERINAPILTTFKAKGLIPDTHPLACGVLGRSGTPVASTMMGRADVLLVFGASFSVHTGIASYKKVIQVDHDRMTLGKFHPVEVPVWGDIGVTVERLMSGLDAQTPTARRDFIPREIAGHWTRWRREKADRAAESDADGVTSAFLFAQMGEVVPPGAVIAVDVGNNTYSFGRYFETQGGQELLMSGYLGSIGFAYPAAIGAAAAVDGSRPVWAVAGDGGFGQYAMEFTTAVKYGLPIKLVLLNNDEIGKISKEQRGVKLPVWQTSLVNPNFAEFARLCGGWGKRVSRHADVRAGLDELAELDGPGILEVITDVLKV, encoded by the coding sequence GTGACCGAACGACACTGGTTCAAGGTGGCGGAGCGTGACGATCTTGCCGAGGGGCACGTAAGGACGGTAACCGCCGGGCACCAGCCCGTTTGCCTGACGCACTATCAGGGCGAATTCCATGCCATCGACAACCACTGCCCACATCAGGGCGGGCCGCTGGGCGAGGGATTCATCGACGAGCGCGGATACGTGATCTGCCCGTGGCACGGGTACGAGTACTCCGCTGTGGACGGTTCGCCGCCGCCCGGCTTCGACGATGCCGTCGCTGCATACCCGGTCGAGGTGCGCGACGACGGCATCTACGTCGGGGTCGAACCGCAAGCCCCGACCGATACCGTCGCGCGGCAGATGCTGGAGGTCGCCGCCGATTGGGGACTGACGCATGTCTTCGGCATGGTCGGCCACAGCAATCTGGCGGTCGCGGATGCCATCCGGGTACAGGAAGAACAGGGCCGCATGCGGTTTATCGGCGTGCGGCACGAGGGTGCGGCGGCCTTTGCGGCCAGCGGATACGCCAAGCTGACCGGCAAGCCGGCCGCCTGTCTCGGGATCGCCGGGCCGGGCTCGACCAACCTGCTCACCGGGTTGTGGGACGCCAAAGTAGACCGCGTGCCGATACTCGCGCTCAGCGGGCAGGTGCAAACGCAGGTGCTGGGCCCGGGCGCGTTTCAGGAGATCGACCTCGCCGCCGCGTTTCGCGGGGTCGCCGGGTGGAGCCAAACGGTCATCAGCAATAGGAACGCGTCCGATTTGATGGCGCTAGCGATCAAACACGCGATCGTGCACGACGACGTCGCGCATCTGATCTTCCCGGACGAGGTCGCGTTTGCGCCGGGGCTGCAACCGCGCCCCAACACGCCGCGTCAGGGACGAATCAGCACCGAAGCGATTGCCCCGCCGCAGGCGCAGGTCGACGAGGCGCTGGCGCTGCTGCGCGAGTCGAAGATCACGACGATTATCGTCGGCAAAGGCGCGCGGCCGTTTTGCGACCAGATTGTCGAGCTCGCCGAGCGAATCAACGCGCCAATCCTCACCACGTTCAAGGCCAAGGGGCTGATCCCCGATACGCACCCGCTGGCCTGCGGCGTGCTGGGGCGGAGCGGGACGCCGGTCGCCAGCACCATGATGGGCCGTGCCGACGTGCTGCTCGTGTTTGGTGCGTCGTTCTCGGTGCATACCGGCATCGCCTCGTACAAGAAGGTCATTCAGGTCGATCACGACCGCATGACACTTGGCAAGTTTCACCCGGTCGAGGTGCCGGTCTGGGGCGACATCGGCGTGACGGTCGAGCGGCTGATGTCCGGACTGGATGCGCAGACACCGACCGCCCGGCGTGACTTCATCCCGCGCGAAATCGCCGGCCACTGGACGCGCTGGCGACGCGAGAAGGCGGACCGTGCGGCAGAGTCGGATGCCGACGGCGTGACCAGCGCCTTTCTGTTCGCGCAGATGGGCGAGGTGGTGCCGCCCGGCGCCGTAATCGCTGTGGATGTCGGCAACAACACCTATTCGTTCGGGCGCTACTTCGAGACACAGGGTGGACAGGAACTGCTGATGAGCGGCTATCTCGGCAGTATCGGGTTTGCCTATCCGGCGGCGATCGGGGCGGCGGCGGCAGTGGATGGATCGCGTCCAGTGTGGGCCGTCGCCGGAGACGGCGGTTTCGGTCAATACGCGATGGAGTTCACCACGGCGGTCAAGTACGGCCTGCCGATCAAGCTTGTGCTGCTCAACAACGACGAGATCGGCAAGATCAGCAAGGAACAGCGCGGGGTGAAACTGCCTGTGTGGCAGACCAGCCTCGTCAACCCGAACTTCGCCGAGTTTGCGCGGCTGTGCGGCGGGTGGGGCAAGCGTGTGAGTCGTCACGCCGACGTGCGCGCCGGGCTTGACGAACTGGCTGAACTCGATGGCCCCGGCATTCTTGAAGTCATCACCGACGTGCTAAAAGTTTAG
- a CDS encoding succinylglutamate desuccinylase/aspartoacylase family protein: MTSIYESLSWHEIPVTSHAAARHIPLAYGEVGSGGTRVTLIAGTHGDEGPWSALTMKMLLRHPIDRLNGRIRIIPTANALAAEADKRNSTIDSPNPIDLDGVFPGNPNGSHTDRLAAQIAPLVADSDVVIDLHGGGSWCVNAFVKRFEGSEQLAADMGAPFITYAPNKPGGLTTYARSLGIQVVNVEVGGRSGAEMFWAQQIVIGMERALHRMGVLSLDAPPAPAAPAIECTGTGVLRAQVGGIFVPTVREEVVGKVLPAGTELGKILDLHTLAELQVFTAPHAQTAMLLLRPQICVVEGSALIYVIAQPA; this comes from the coding sequence ATGACATCCATCTATGAGTCCCTTTCGTGGCATGAAATTCCGGTCACGAGCCACGCCGCGGCGCGGCACATTCCGCTGGCCTACGGCGAAGTCGGCAGCGGCGGTACGCGCGTTACGCTAATCGCCGGCACCCATGGCGACGAAGGCCCGTGGTCGGCGCTGACCATGAAGATGCTGCTGCGGCATCCGATCGACCGGCTCAACGGGCGCATCCGCATCATCCCGACCGCCAACGCGCTGGCGGCCGAGGCCGACAAACGCAACTCGACCATCGACTCGCCCAACCCGATCGACCTCGACGGCGTATTCCCCGGCAACCCGAACGGATCGCATACTGACCGCCTCGCCGCGCAGATCGCGCCGCTGGTGGCCGACAGCGACGTGGTGATCGACCTGCACGGCGGCGGAAGCTGGTGCGTCAACGCGTTCGTCAAGCGCTTCGAAGGATCGGAGCAGTTGGCGGCGGATATGGGCGCGCCGTTCATCACCTACGCGCCCAACAAGCCCGGTGGACTGACGACGTACGCCCGGTCGCTCGGGATTCAGGTGGTCAATGTCGAGGTCGGTGGGCGCTCCGGCGCGGAGATGTTCTGGGCCCAGCAGATCGTGATCGGCATGGAGCGCGCGCTGCACCGCATGGGTGTGCTGTCGCTCGATGCGCCGCCCGCGCCGGCCGCGCCAGCGATAGAGTGTACGGGTACCGGTGTGCTTCGCGCGCAGGTCGGTGGGATTTTCGTTCCGACCGTGCGCGAGGAGGTCGTTGGCAAGGTGCTTCCGGCAGGGACGGAGCTGGGCAAAATCCTCGATCTGCACACGCTGGCCGAACTGCAAGTGTTCACCGCGCCGCACGCGCAAACGGCGATGCTGCTGCTGCGCCCGCAAATCTGCGTGGTCGAGGGCTCGGCGCTGATCTACGTGATCGCTCAGCCGGCATAA